In Deltaproteobacteria bacterium, a genomic segment contains:
- the prs gene encoding ribose-phosphate diphosphokinase: protein MKKLSRLGTSIEKSRCLAHIFPDSEAFGRQFARAAHLHWKPAERHTFPDGETLIRVATPPGRHAVLVRSLHEPNSKVLEILFAADALRRAGARTVTLVAPYLPYMRQDTVFAPGEPISQYVLGECLHHAFDRVFTIEAHLHRTMHLSDVISPRAKSLPAAPAIARWVRQTGENALLVGPDEESEPWIRSIAQAAGCSWVVGQKQRLGDHRVAVRFPSLPVGKRAVIVDDIASSGGTLSAATRALRKASIPTIDAVVVHAIFAPGAQARIARAGVRRLVSCDTIPHPTNAIPVAPLIAKAKAFQV from the coding sequence ATGAAAAAACTATCGCGCTTGGGAACATCCATAGAGAAGAGTCGTTGCCTGGCCCACATCTTCCCCGATAGTGAAGCATTTGGCAGGCAGTTCGCCAGAGCCGCACATCTCCACTGGAAGCCCGCCGAGCGACATACCTTCCCAGATGGCGAAACGTTGATTCGTGTAGCTACACCTCCGGGACGCCACGCTGTGCTCGTGCGGTCTTTGCATGAGCCCAACAGCAAAGTGCTCGAAATTCTGTTTGCTGCCGATGCGCTGCGCCGGGCTGGAGCACGAACAGTGACATTAGTTGCTCCGTACTTGCCGTATATGCGTCAGGATACGGTCTTCGCCCCTGGGGAACCTATCTCACAATATGTCCTTGGCGAATGCCTCCACCACGCCTTTGATCGCGTGTTCACCATCGAAGCCCATTTGCATCGCACCATGCATCTGAGTGATGTCATCTCACCTCGCGCGAAATCCTTGCCAGCAGCTCCAGCAATCGCACGTTGGGTACGGCAAACTGGCGAGAACGCGTTGCTCGTCGGTCCTGATGAAGAGTCCGAACCATGGATACGATCTATCGCTCAGGCCGCAGGCTGTTCCTGGGTCGTCGGACAAAAACAGCGGCTTGGTGACCATCGCGTTGCGGTACGCTTCCCATCGTTACCTGTAGGCAAGCGCGCCGTTATCGTTGACGATATTGCAAGCAGTGGAGGAACCCTCAGTGCAGCGACCCGAGCGTTACGCAAGGCAAGTATACCAACTATCGATGCCGTCGTTGTCCACGCCATCTTCGCTCCTGGCGCACAGGCACGGATCGCGCGAGCTGGTGTTCGCCGACTCGTCTCCTGCGACACGATTCCTCATCCAACGAACGCGATTCCTGTCGCTCCACTGATAGCAAAGGCAAAAGCGTTTCAGGTATAG
- a CDS encoding thymidine phosphorylase family protein — translation MFRVKYLRIDTLREHVIFIHESAVRTGNLGFNPLDRVRVFGTHDVTSRPREVIGILNFCRDSLIATDEIGLSEDAYRDLGLAEGSEVNATIAPAPRSVDLVRAKLQGQRLDRAGFDAILTDVVQHRYSKVELSMFVLACALKTLDLEELVDYTQAMIAAGARLDFGNGPIADKHCVGGIPGNRTTMIVVPILASLGVIVPKTSSRAITSPAGTADTMGTLANVALPPQRLKEVVKKTGACIAWGGALELAPADDILITVERPMEIDTEAQMVASILAKKKTAGATHVLIDIPVGTTAKVRSVSAAEQLGNLFQAVARQIDLRVEVVVTEARGPIGWGIGPRLEAMDVLAVLNGEPNAPLDLREKSLYLAARILESMAVVTPNSGYRTAQQALGSGAAAQAFDRIRREQGLRDMPVEAPYRQVIPAFADGRIREIDCWEIARVAKRAGAPANISAGVRL, via the coding sequence ATGTTTCGAGTGAAATATCTCCGCATCGACACGTTACGCGAACATGTGATCTTCATCCATGAATCCGCAGTACGCACTGGCAATCTCGGATTTAATCCCCTCGATCGTGTTCGCGTATTTGGCACTCACGACGTGACCAGTCGTCCTCGTGAGGTCATTGGGATACTCAACTTCTGCCGTGATTCCTTGATTGCCACTGACGAAATCGGCTTGTCTGAAGATGCCTATCGTGACTTAGGACTTGCCGAAGGCAGTGAGGTCAACGCGACGATTGCCCCAGCACCTCGTAGTGTCGACCTTGTTCGTGCCAAATTGCAGGGCCAACGACTTGATCGCGCTGGTTTCGATGCCATCCTCACTGATGTTGTCCAACACCGATATTCAAAAGTCGAACTCTCGATGTTCGTACTGGCATGTGCCTTGAAAACCCTCGACCTTGAAGAACTCGTAGACTACACCCAAGCGATGATCGCCGCAGGGGCTCGACTCGACTTCGGCAATGGTCCTATTGCAGATAAGCATTGCGTGGGTGGCATTCCTGGCAATCGGACGACCATGATTGTCGTTCCTATCCTCGCCTCTCTTGGTGTGATCGTGCCAAAGACCTCTTCTCGTGCAATCACCAGTCCAGCGGGGACAGCAGATACGATGGGCACCTTAGCAAACGTCGCTCTACCTCCACAACGGCTCAAAGAGGTCGTCAAGAAAACCGGAGCCTGTATTGCGTGGGGAGGCGCGCTCGAACTGGCGCCAGCGGACGATATTCTCATCACCGTTGAACGTCCAATGGAAATCGATACCGAAGCGCAAATGGTGGCGTCAATTTTAGCCAAGAAGAAAACCGCTGGTGCGACACACGTGTTGATTGATATTCCGGTAGGAACGACAGCCAAGGTCCGCTCTGTCTCAGCGGCAGAGCAACTGGGGAATCTCTTCCAAGCCGTCGCTCGTCAGATTGATCTGCGCGTCGAAGTGGTTGTGACCGAAGCTCGCGGACCGATCGGCTGGGGCATTGGCCCACGACTCGAAGCGATGGATGTGCTCGCTGTGCTCAATGGTGAGCCGAACGCTCCCTTGGATCTGCGCGAGAAGTCACTCTATCTTGCCGCACGGATCCTTGAGAGTATGGCAGTCGTGACACCCAATAGCGGCTATCGTACCGCCCAGCAGGCCCTGGGCTCCGGCGCAGCAGCACAGGCCTTCGATCGTATCCGACGAGAACAAGGACTGCGAGACATGCCTGTCGAAGCACCCTATCGCCAAGTCATCCCCGCTTTCGCTGACGGACGTATTCGCGAAATCGATTGCTGGGAAATCGCCCGCGTTGCCAAACGAGCAGGAGCGCCAGCGAATATCTCTGCCGGCGTGCGTTTATGA